The Oncorhynchus kisutch isolate 150728-3 linkage group LG10, Okis_V2, whole genome shotgun sequence region atagatagatagatagatagatagatagatagatagatagatagatagatagatagataaatagatagatagatggatacatacaaacatacatacatacatatcacaggaggttggcaccttaattggggaggacgggttcgtggtaatggctggagcagaatcagtgaaTATTTGAATGctatcaaatatatcaaacatATCGTTTCCATGTGTtttatgccattccatttgctccgtttcagacatcattacaagccgtcctcccctcagcagcttccaCTGAGACATACATTGAGGCGGAACTTGTGTACTGTAACTATAAGCGTCTAAGTGGGTGGGTCAGTGTGTGTACAGGTGGGACAGGAGGGTGAGAGCGAGGCTGTATACCATAGCAGtttagaggagggggaggaaatccAGATGTTCTGCTGTCTCAGGATGTCTCTGCAAAATGCTGGCAGCCCCAGCAGGCACTGCAGAGCAGAGTTCATGAAGCAGGTGTTGCCAATATTAGGCAACCTGTAGGAAAGAAGCCATCAGTTACACACTAATATCTGAACAGTGGACCAAAGGTAAACTAATGAATGGATTTGTAAGGCATGAACACAAGATAACTCTGAGTACCACACTGAATTATTTAAAACAAAAAGCAGATCTCATAGATAAgagtaggtttgtgtgtgtgtgtgtgtagatgtgtgtgtgttttacccgaGGAGCTTGGTGTTGTCTTCGCCCTCGCCTGTGCAGCTCTGCTCCCCCAGCTGGGTGCTACTCTTGCTGACCAGGTTGGGGAGGCAAGCCATGGCTTCCCGAGACCTGACCAATGgcctggaggaagagagacagggtagaggccTCAGTAGCAGTAGCTCAACACCAATCGGTCTGTTTGAACACTGTTTTAATGTACAGGCATACATATATTCCTTACCATGTCATGGTGTGAGTGACCACTCTTATGTAGAGTTTAGTGAGATGATGGTGGCTATTGTATACAGTACTTACCTCTCCAAGGAGACAGAGGAAGTCTTCAGGTCAATGGAGGCCTctgcagagagagaccgagagacagagagcggtaAGAGAGAAGCTTTGTCAAAGATGAATTGAGACAAATAGCACCAAAAAATGGCACCCGTTTACAGACCTGCGATGCCAACAAATAGGGGTACCATTCTCTTTGTCTGTGGAACAACTgcccccacctctttgacctcagAGCTCATAAGATCTctgtaaagacacacagacatatgcaTTAGGTTAGCTATATTATATTGTCTTTTTCATTTCAATCTAATGGTGTTGGTTGGCATGAAATTTGATATCAGGCTGCAGTACCTGGCAGTCTCACTGTCTTTGTTGGTCTCTCCATGGTGGTCCAGGGGGtttggagaggaggactggggggcaggggaggaggaggaaaactgAGTTGAGACAGCCAGGGAAACAGAAGAAGCACTAAAAGGGGAGGTGGTCTGTGATCCTtccaatgaagaagaagaagaagaagaagaagaagaagagagagatgacatgtggagagaggagagggaagagaggccgAAGAACTTGAAGAGAGTCGAAGGGGATCTGACAGGGGATCCAGGGGGTGTGGGGGGTGAGGGAGTGCAGATTGGTGTTCGGCCAGACAAGGGGTCGAGGGGTGTCAGAGATGTTGTAGACGGTTTCAAATGGAAAGAAGAGACAAAGGAAGATTCAAGTTGGTGGTGATCCTTTACGTTCTTCTTCTCCCGGTTTTTCCAAACTGACGCAGTTACCATGCCGGCATCCAATGACGTCAGTTTGGGTGGGATTGGGAACGGCGATGGACAGCGGCTCCCAATCCCGAGGCGAACTCTGCACTTCTTTTTCTGTTTGGAGAAAcattatatatgttatatttgaactAGCAGCAAATGTCACACCCAAACCACATGATCTGACCATAAAATAAAGAACTCGTCGCCCAATCATATTGAATTCTGTATCATAGGCTAACAAATAGcaaaaatacatgtttataaAAATAAAACCATTGTAACCATACAGTTATACCCTCTGTCCCAAATCCTGCCATTTGGCACAAATAAATAGACAATGAAACAACTAGTAATAGCTGAAAAGAATAGAATATACTCTAAATTGTAACAGAATTAGACAAATTCTAGCCCAGAATAGACACATACCTTTTTACAGCAACACAAACATCCCATTTCAGTGTATTTGTAGACTGTGCCTTATTTGACAGAACTTCAAAATATGTTGCCCATTtcacattgtgatgtcataaacCAAATTATGATGCGCCTATCTACGCGTTACCAGCATAAATAGCCAACAAATCTCACACACaccaaaatgttgaaaaattATTTACAAAATGAATTGATCGTGTATTCAGAGTTATTCCTATTTcataaaatatacaaaataactaGATTCTTGCCAATACACCTGTTTTTTATTGAGAAAACATTGGGTTATCTTTCTCCCACGCTCCCTGGGCCACTGACGTGTGATTGTATGGGATATGGGAAGAGACTAGGACATTCAAAGTAACGTTACTGTCTATCAAAATCAAAACAACTTTTATTGGCCAAGTGGCCTACATTCACACATTCACAGAATTTGACTCGATGAATTGGTGCTGCCATTAATAGACAAACGTAAAGACACATTTACAGCCTATACAATATACAGTAAACATAAAACATATTTATTAGCTTCTATCTTCTTAAGATACTTTAGAGTAACATTTtattattgtcacgttctgaccttagttcctttgttttgtcttttgttttagtatggtcagggcgtgagttgggtgggttgtctgtgttagtttttctatgtatTTCTATTTCTGTATTTGGCCTGatattgttctcaatcagaggcagctgtcaatcgttgtccctgattgagaaccatatttaggtagcctgttttcctttgtgttttgtgggtggttattttcagtctttgtgtgtctgcaccagacagaactgtttcggttatcactttgttgttttgtattttgaagTGTTCTTTCAtcattaaataagatgaacacttaccacgctgtgctttggtcctctcctccttccacctacGAGGAGAATCGTTACAATTATGGAATGTAAAATGCCTATTCCACTTCAGTTGACTCTGGTCTGATACAGATCGAACATAGCTTTGCAATGGCTGTTAGGAGGACCTTTGAAAAggagagctgcacactctagCGCAGACTCAGTCATTTAATAACCTAATATCCAACCTTTCCGAccgacaagctgtcttcatcagcgTATACTGTTAGGAGCACCTTAACACAGATGGATCTATTAATCTCTGACCGTACCTCATTGAAAAGGTGCCACTCTGCCTAGTGACTGTAAACTAAACAAAAATACTAACGTTAGTACATTTGTTGTATATTTGCTGTTCTGTAAACCCAGTTGGTCACTACCACACCAGTCACAACTGTCAACAGATCATTACATAAATGCAAAGCATCATTTGTTCTCGCAGAGTAGATTGTAGATCCGACTACCACCAGGGAACAATCCATTATTCAGCCCTACCATAAAAAATACTCTTATCTTTCTCtcactttcccctctctccttcattccctgttttcctctctccacctctctcttccccctctcctcccccagatgGACACCCTGACCCTGGAGCTTGTGGCAGAGCGCAGCATGACCCAGAAGAGTGAGAATGCGCGCCAGCAGCTGGAGAGGCAGAACAAGGTCTTGCGGGCCAAGCTGGGTGAGCTGGAGGGCTCCGTGAAGTGCCGGTTCAAGGCCTCCATCACCGCCCTGGAGGCCAAGATACTGCAGCTGGAGGAGCAGCTGGAGCAGGAGGCTAGGTGAGAAACACAGCAACTCTCTTATAACAACTCCATATCTTATTAGACAAGGTGAAATAGGAGACCAAGACTCAGGAGTTCATGAGGGCCTTAGAACAAGCTCAGCCCGTTGGAAGAGAGGTTCTTGAATGTGATCTAAATGTTAATGTGATCAATGTAATGAGTCAAAAGCAATCTTAAGAGATGTACTTGAAGATCTATGACTGACAGCCTTTGTTACAGTGCGGTTCCTGTGGTGCTCTAACTGTCCTATGACCTCATTCCTCTGTCCTCCTATCAGGGAGCGAGCAGCGGCCAATAAGCTTGTGAGACGGACAGAGAAGAAGCTGAAGGAGGTGTGCATGCAGGTGGAGGACGAGCGCCGCCATTCCGACCAGTACAAGGAACAGGTGAGGAGCTTGTCACGGAAGTTTGGACGTCCCAGATAttatgtacatatgtacaatatgtaactttttgggagaCTTAACCAAATTAACATAGACATTTGAGTTATAGATATTTGCAAAGGTGGGCCAGGATTGGATAGGTGTGAAGATTTAGGATTGAAGTCTTTCCTAGAGTAGGTTATTTCCAGTAACCACTGGACCATAGGACTGCTGAGTATGGTAAGTATTAGTATTGACTGTTCATCATTGTTGATGTCTGTTGTGACTCCTGGCTGGGTCAGATGGAGAAGGCCAACTCTCGCATGAAGCAGCTGAAGAGGCAGCttgaggaggctgaggaggaggcCACACGTGCCAACGCCTACCGCAGGAAGCTGCAGAGGGAGCTGGACGATGCAACTGAGAGCAGCGAGGGTCTCAGCCGTGAGGTCAACACACTCAAGAGCCGACTCAGGTATTTAGagtccccccccacacacacacaaacagatgtgTATATTGGCCAAATTGATGGTCCTCGTTAATAATACCTCTCCTGGCCCCCTCTGTCCCCTGCAGGCGTGGAGGCCCCATCAGTTTCTCCTCCAGCCGCTCAGGCAGGCGTCAGCTGCAGGTGGAGGGAACATCGCTCGACCTCCTATCCGACGATGAGGTGGAAAACAAGACCACGGACGCCAATGCCAACGAGACGCCAGCAGCTCCCCAACCAGAGTAGACGGTCTCCCTCAAGCCCACACGCAGCATGGCCTCCGCCCCCACAAACCTtacccctgtcctcctaaccccaGACACCAGCAGTGGACCCCACTACTCTGCCTTACCCCTCTATG contains the following coding sequences:
- the LOC116375885 gene encoding myosin heavy chain, embryonic smooth muscle isoform-like, whose amino-acid sequence is MDTLTLELVAERSMTQKSENARQQLERQNKVLRAKLGELEGSVKCRFKASITALEAKILQLEEQLEQEARERAAANKLVRRTEKKLKEVCMQVEDERRHSDQYKEQMEKANSRMKQLKRQLEEAEEEATRANAYRRKLQRELDDATESSEGLSREVNTLKSRLRRGGPISFSSSRSGRRQLQVEGTSLDLLSDDEVENKTTDANANETPAAPQPE